The proteins below are encoded in one region of Candidatus Margulisiibacteriota bacterium:
- a CDS encoding CBS domain-containing protein: protein MVLFSEMFVSELIGDPVVDRVQENIGRVKDIIITLGDVFPKVTGLLVTTAGEKKEDKVVLISEIDLVGRQFCSTRATRDRVPFTTVREGEVLLLRDVIDQQIVDLEGARVIRVNDLQLAKVDQDVRLIAADVGFKGMLRRLGLAELAGWIFGLFRRKLHEKLIGWDHVQNLSGGKISIPTQQISDLHPADVAQIISQVQSEKKAEIFSSLTEKTAAEALHELEPMLGALLISTLDTKKALGVLEKMPVDEAADILGDLSVEKADELLRLMRPRKGNAIRKLLKHRDETAGGLMTTEFISLAQNLTVEEVITQLRQLAPNAETIYYLYVVDNDDRLVGVLSLRSLIVAQPYQPVSEVMIKEPITVTPEMNQREVADIFSKYNLLAVPVVDAENRIQGIITVDDVMDLVLPPVSRRKRQMLG, encoded by the coding sequence TGATCGGCGATCCGGTCGTTGACCGGGTGCAGGAAAATATCGGCCGGGTCAAGGACATTATCATTACCCTCGGCGACGTTTTTCCGAAAGTGACCGGTCTCCTGGTGACGACGGCCGGCGAGAAAAAAGAGGACAAGGTCGTGCTGATCAGCGAGATCGACCTGGTCGGGCGGCAATTCTGTTCCACGCGGGCGACCCGCGACCGGGTCCCTTTCACGACGGTCCGGGAAGGGGAGGTTTTGCTGCTGCGCGACGTGATCGATCAGCAGATCGTCGATTTGGAAGGGGCGCGCGTCATCCGGGTGAACGACCTGCAGCTGGCCAAGGTAGACCAGGACGTCCGGCTGATCGCCGCCGATGTCGGCTTCAAGGGGATGCTGCGGCGCTTGGGATTGGCAGAACTGGCAGGTTGGATATTCGGCCTTTTCCGCCGGAAACTGCACGAGAAATTGATCGGCTGGGACCACGTGCAAAACCTCTCCGGCGGCAAGATCTCCATCCCAACCCAGCAGATCTCCGACCTCCATCCGGCCGACGTCGCCCAGATCATCTCCCAGGTGCAGAGCGAAAAGAAAGCCGAGATCTTTTCGTCTTTGACGGAAAAGACCGCCGCTGAAGCGCTCCACGAGCTGGAACCGATGCTCGGGGCGCTGCTGATCTCGACCCTGGACACGAAAAAGGCGCTAGGTGTGCTGGAGAAAATGCCGGTCGACGAAGCGGCGGATATTCTCGGCGATCTTTCGGTGGAGAAAGCGGATGAGCTGCTCCGCCTGATGCGGCCGCGCAAGGGGAACGCCATCCGCAAACTGCTCAAGCATCGCGACGAGACCGCCGGCGGCCTGATGACGACCGAATTCATTTCCCTGGCGCAGAACCTGACGGTGGAAGAGGTGATCACCCAGCTCCGGCAGCTGGCGCCTAACGCGGAAACGATCTATTACCTTTATGTCGTCGATAACGACGACCGGCTCGTGGGCGTGCTGTCGCTGCGCAGCCTGATCGTTGCCCAGCCGTACCAGCCGGTCTCGGAAGTGATGATCAAAGAGCCGATCACGGTGACGCCCGAAATGAACCAGCGCGAGGTCGCCGACATTTTCTCCAAATACAATCTGCTGGCCGTGCCGGTCGTCGATGCCGAGAACCGGATCCAGGGGATCATCACCGTCGACGACGTGATGGACCTGGTCCTGCCGCCGGTCTCGCGCCGGAAAAGGCAGATGCTGGGGTAA